From Lytechinus pictus isolate F3 Inbred chromosome 6, Lp3.0, whole genome shotgun sequence, the proteins below share one genomic window:
- the LOC135154335 gene encoding uncharacterized protein K02A2.6-like — protein sequence MKKESCPAWGQKCKACSKPNNFKGSSVCKTRNIHHVGDDDYSSSAERISFVQINAVDMDKEQIICNMLINNQRVPFQLDSGATVNLLPQKYLKEEDVVQSANIRLSMWNKATTQAIGKCKVITRNPATGKKYKVEYIVVKEDLPPLLSKTTGEKMQIITVHYDSLELVRSIVPKDIAEISPDKYPDVFSSSSIGTLPGSPVHLTVTDDAMPTVCPARIIPESLKGKVKDALDDLQAKDIIEEVSSPTDWVIFYLSFSDATVFSICDLKDGYLHCKLDEESSLLTTFATPWARYRWKRLPFGLKFSSEIFQKRLHQALDGLSGVRCVADDIIIWGNSDAEHDARLYCLLKRCQAVGIVLNKEKCQFRLKEISFLGHIVSNSGLKPNPSKIEAILNMSDASCKDDIHRLRGMVNYLSRYLPKLSDVIIPLNEPVQTGRDSAI from the exons ATGAAAAAAGAGTCCTGTCCAGCATGGGGACAAAAGTGCAAAGCTTGCAGTAAGCCTAATAACTTCAAGGGATCTTCAGTGTGCAAGACCAGGAATATTCACCATGTCGGAGATGATGACTACTCATCCTCAGCTGAAAGGATTAGTTTTGTGCAAATTAATGCAGTGGATATGGACAAAGAGCAAATTATCTGTAACATGCTTATCAACAATCAGAGGGTACCGTTCCAACTAGACTCAGGTGCAACAGTGAATCTTCTTCCACAAAAGTATCTAAAAGAGGAGGATGTAGTTCAGAGTGCAAACATCCGTCTATCTATGTGGAACAAAGCTACGACTCAGGCTATTGGCAAGTGTAAGGTAATAACCAGAAATCCTGCTACTGGCAAGAAATACAAAGTTGAATACATTGTAGTAAAGGAAGATCTACCTCCACTGTTGAGCAAAACAACAGGGGAAAAGATGCAAATCATTACTGTTCATTATGATTCCCTTGAGCTAGTACGCAGCATAGTTCCTAAGGACATTGCTGAGATAAGTCCTGACAAGTATCCTGATGTGTTTTCGTCTTCTTCAATTGGCACTCTGCCTGGAAGTCCTGTTCATCTGACAGTTACGGATGATGCAATGCCTACTGTTTGCCCAGCTAGAATCATCCCTGAATCATTGAAAGGCAAAGTAAAGGATGCACTTGATGATCTTCAGGCAAAAGACATCATCGAAGAAGTCAGCTCTCCAACTGATTGG GTGATATTCTACCTCAGCTTTTCAGATGCTACAGTCTTTTCAATCTGTGACTTGAAAGACGGATACCTTCACTGCAAGTTAGATGAAGAGTCTAGTTTACTGACGACTTTTGCCACACCCTGGGCAAGGTACAGATGGAAACGTCTTCCATTTGGTTTGAAATTCAGCAGTGAAATCTTCCAAAAGAGGCTTCACCAAGCACTTGATGGCCTTTCTGGAGTCCGCTGTGTGGccgatgacatcatcatctggGGCAACAGTGACGCTGAGCATGATGCCCGACTATATTGTCTACTGAAGAGATGTCAAGCTGTTGGCATTGTGTTGAACAAGGAGAAATGCCAGTTCCGACTGAAGGAAATCTCATTCCTTGGCCACATAGTATCCAACTCTGGACTCAAACCTAATCCATCAAAGATCGAAGCTATCCTGAACATGAGCGATGCTTCCTGCAAAGATGACATCCATCGTTTGCGTGGCATGGTAAACTACTTATCGAGATACCTACCTAAGTTATCAGATGTGATCATACCTCTCAATgagcctgttcagaccggcagagatagcgcgatctag